Proteins from a single region of Callithrix jacchus isolate 240 chromosome 12, calJac240_pri, whole genome shotgun sequence:
- the INO80E gene encoding INO80 complex subunit E isoform X2, translating into MNGPADGEVDYKKKYRNLKRKLKFLIYEHECFQEELRKAQRKLLKVSRDKSFLLDRLLQYENVDEDSSDSDATASSDNSETEGTPKLSDTPAPKRKRSPPLGGAPSPSSLSLPPSTGFPLQASGVPSPYLSSMAVGPPDCPVGGPLTFPGRGSGAGVGTALTPLPPPKMPPPTILSTVPRQMFSDAGSGDDALDGDDDLVIDIPE; encoded by the exons ATGAACGGGCCGGCGGACGGCGAAGtagactacaaaaaaaaatacaggaatctGAAGCGGAAGCTCAAGTTCCTCATCTAC GAGCACGAGTGCTTCCAGGAGGAGCTGAGGAAAGCGCAGAGGAAATTACTGAAGGTGTCCCGGGACAAGAG TTTCCTCCTAGACCGACTTCTGCAGTATGAGAACGTGGATGAAGACTCTTCAG ACTCAGATGCCACTGCATCTTCAGATAACAGCGAGACAGAGGGGACACCCAAGTTGTCTGACACTCCAGCCCCTAAGAG GAAGAGAAGCCCTCCGCTGGGGGGGGCCccctctccctccagcctctccctgcctccttcaACAGGGTTTCCCCTTCAGGCCTCCGGGGTCCCCTCCCCATACCTGAGCTCG ATGGCGGTGGGACCCCCTGACTGCCCTGTGGGAGGGCCGCTGACCTTCCCTGGCCGGGGTTCTGGGGCTGGGGTCGGGACAGCCCTgacccccctcccaccccccaagATGCCCCCCCCCACGATCCTGAGCACAGTCCCTCGGCAGATGTTCAGCGACGCAGGTAGCGGGGACGATGCCCTAGATGGGGATGATGACCTGGTGATCGACATCCCGGAGTGA
- the INO80E gene encoding INO80 complex subunit E isoform X1 produces the protein MNGPADGEVDYKKKYRNLKRKLKFLIYEHECFQEELRKAQRKLLKVSRDKSFLLDRLLQYENVDEDSSDSDATASSDNSETEGTPKLSDTPAPKRKRSPPLGGAPSPSSLSLPPSTGFPLQASGVPSPYLSSLASPRYPPFPSDYLALQLPEPSPLRPKREKRPRLPRKLKMAVGPPDCPVGGPLTFPGRGSGAGVGTALTPLPPPKMPPPTILSTVPRQMFSDAGSGDDALDGDDDLVIDIPE, from the exons ATGAACGGGCCGGCGGACGGCGAAGtagactacaaaaaaaaatacaggaatctGAAGCGGAAGCTCAAGTTCCTCATCTAC GAGCACGAGTGCTTCCAGGAGGAGCTGAGGAAAGCGCAGAGGAAATTACTGAAGGTGTCCCGGGACAAGAG TTTCCTCCTAGACCGACTTCTGCAGTATGAGAACGTGGATGAAGACTCTTCAG ACTCAGATGCCACTGCATCTTCAGATAACAGCGAGACAGAGGGGACACCCAAGTTGTCTGACACTCCAGCCCCTAAGAG GAAGAGAAGCCCTCCGCTGGGGGGGGCCccctctccctccagcctctccctgcctccttcaACAGGGTTTCCCCTTCAGGCCTCCGGGGTCCCCTCCCCATACCTGAGCTCG CTGGCCTCCCCCCGCTACCCCCCATTCCCCTCTGACTACCTGGCCCTGCAGCTGCCCGAGCCCAGCCCCCTGAGGCCCAAGCGGGAGAAACGGCCCCGCCTGCCCCGGAAACTCAAG ATGGCGGTGGGACCCCCTGACTGCCCTGTGGGAGGGCCGCTGACCTTCCCTGGCCGGGGTTCTGGGGCTGGGGTCGGGACAGCCCTgacccccctcccaccccccaagATGCCCCCCCCCACGATCCTGAGCACAGTCCCTCGGCAGATGTTCAGCGACGCAGGTAGCGGGGACGATGCCCTAGATGGGGATGATGACCTGGTGATCGACATCCCGGAGTGA
- the INO80E gene encoding INO80 complex subunit E isoform X3 — protein MNGPADGEVDYKKKYRNLKRKLKFLIYEHECFQEELRKAQRKLLKVSRDKSFLLDRLLQYENVDEDSSDSDATASSDNSETEGTPKLSDTPAPKRKRSPPLGGAPSPSSLSLPPSTGFPLQASGVPSPYLSSLASPRYPPFPSDYLALQLPEPSPLRPKREKRPRLPRKLKSACSGCSAEELDLGEAAGRESS, from the exons ATGAACGGGCCGGCGGACGGCGAAGtagactacaaaaaaaaatacaggaatctGAAGCGGAAGCTCAAGTTCCTCATCTAC GAGCACGAGTGCTTCCAGGAGGAGCTGAGGAAAGCGCAGAGGAAATTACTGAAGGTGTCCCGGGACAAGAG TTTCCTCCTAGACCGACTTCTGCAGTATGAGAACGTGGATGAAGACTCTTCAG ACTCAGATGCCACTGCATCTTCAGATAACAGCGAGACAGAGGGGACACCCAAGTTGTCTGACACTCCAGCCCCTAAGAG GAAGAGAAGCCCTCCGCTGGGGGGGGCCccctctccctccagcctctccctgcctccttcaACAGGGTTTCCCCTTCAGGCCTCCGGGGTCCCCTCCCCATACCTGAGCTCG CTGGCCTCCCCCCGCTACCCCCCATTCCCCTCTGACTACCTGGCCCTGCAGCTGCCCGAGCCCAGCCCCCTGAGGCCCAAGCGGGAGAAACGGCCCCGCCTGCCCCGGAAACTCAAG AGCGCGTGCTCCGGCTGCAGTGCGGAGGAGCTGGATCTGGGAGAGGCTGCAGGCAGGGAGTCCAGTTAG